One Setaria viridis chromosome 3, Setaria_viridis_v4.0, whole genome shotgun sequence DNA window includes the following coding sequences:
- the LOC117847432 gene encoding lachrymatory-factor synthase: METTKEAAAVEQQQQQWRGVVEAPLPSTPASAAWPHIASFCALDRYLPGIDVCELAAGEDGRPGCVRYVASLAPAAASGDDAEREVASWAREELLEIDGAARRLAYAIVGNSMGFGRYVATMTVAADDGDSSAGCRLVWAFECEPVQGWSLDGLLGYLDGGVKAIAARIEEAEAAKDVAGGDDVAIYRRIVAQ; encoded by the coding sequence ATGGAGACgacgaaggaggcggcggcagtagagcagcagcagcagcagtggcgGGGCGTGGTGGAGGCCCCCCTGCCGTCGaccccggcgtcggcggcgtggcCGCACATCGCCAGCTTCTGCGCGCTGGACCGGTACCTCCCGGGCATCGACGTGTGCGAGCTCGCGGCCGGGGAGGACGGCCGCCCGGGGTGTGTCCGCTACGTGGCCTCTCTGGCGCCCGCTGCTGCCAGCGGGGACGACGCGGAGCGGGAGGTCGCCAGCTGGGCGCGCGAGGAGCTGCTGGAGAtcgacggcgccgcccgccgcctcgcgtACGCCATCGTCGGCAACAGCATGGGGTTCGGCCGCTACGTCGCCACCAtgaccgtcgccgccgacgatgGCGACTCCTCGGCGGGGTGCAGGCTGGTGTGGGCGTTCGAGTGCGAGCCCGTGCAGGGGTGGAGCCTCGACGGGCTCCTCGGCTACCTCGACGGCGGGGTCAAGGCCATCGCCGCGCGGATCGAGGAAGCCGAGGCCGCCAAAGATGTTGCCggaggagacgacgtagccatCTACCGCCGAATTGTCGCCCAATGA